The window ATCATTGTATTATTCAATTATTTTTTATTATAGGAGGTGTACTCTTTGTTCGCACCCCTCATTCGGGCGAGGAGCAAAGAAAGTATTTGGACGTAGACATAGTAGAGTTAACCATTAAGTTGGCAGCATTTTTCTTGTTAATTGCTGCTACGGCATTTTTCGTTGCAACTGAGTTTGCAATCGTAAAAGTAAGAACAACTCGTATTGATCAATTAGTTGCAGAGGGCAACAAAAAAGCAATGAAAGCTAAAAAGGTTGTTTCGAATTTAGATGAGTATCTATCAGCCTGTCAATTAGGGATTACCATCACTGCCCTTGGTCTAGGTTGGTTAGGTGAACCGACATTTGAGATGATTCTACATCCCTTATTTGAATTGATGAATTTAGATGCAACGCTAGCTTCCCTGCTTTCATTTATTATTGCGTTTATGTTTGTTACGTATTTACACGTAGTCGTAGGAGAGTTAACACCAAAAACGTTTGCCATTGTAAAATCAGAAGAACTTACATTGCGCCTTTCAGGGCCATTAATTGTATTTTATAAGGTCATGTATCCATTTATCCGTACTCTAAACGGTTCAGCTCGAGCATTATCAGGCTTATTTGGATATAAAATGGCATCTGAATCCGAAGTAGCTCATTCTGAAGAAGAACTTCGTATTATCTTAACAGATAGTTATAAAGGTGGAGAAATCAATCATTCTGAATACGAGTACGTAAATAGTATTTTCGAATTCTCTGACCGTACAGCGAAGGAAATTATGGTACCTCGAACTGAAATTGTTGGTCTTGAAAAAGACTTAACAGTTAAAGAAGTATTTGAAGTAATGGGGGTTGAACAATATACTCGTTACCCTATCATTGATGGAGACAAAGACCATGTAATCGGCCTAGTAAATCTAAAGCATTTACTTACTGCGTATATAAAAGATCCTGCAAACGGTAACAAGCCGGTAATTGATTATATGCAACCGATTATTCGAATTTTTGAAACGGTTCCGATTAGTGATTTATTACTGAAAATACAAAGTGAACGAATTCATATGGCTATCCTAATGGACGAATATGGTGGAACTTCAGGTTTAGTCACAATTGAAGACATTATCGAAGAAATCGTCGGTGATATTCAAGATGAATTTGACGATGACGAAATACCAGAAGTACAAGAAATTAGTGATAATCACTACATTATAGATGCTAAATTGTTAGTTGACGAAGTAAATAATATGTTGGGGATTACGATCGATGATGAAGATGTAGATACGATTGGCGGTTGGTTCTTAACTCAACGATTCGATGCCGTTGAAGGCGATAGCTTCGAATATGAAGGTTACGAATTCAAAATTAAAGAATCTGACGGCCACCATATCCTTTACATTGAAGTAACAAAATTACCTGAACCAGAAGAGTCTGATGATGATTTAAAAGAATCAGAAGAATAATTCTAACAGCAGCAATGAAGTATGTCTCAAAAGTTTAATCAGTCAACTTTTGGGACATAACTTTTCATGAAAACAAAAAACTGATTTTTGTACTACCTAAAATTTAGGCTGCAAAAAACAGAGCCGTCTCATTCCAGAAGAGACGGCTCTGTTTTGTCATGTTCTAAAGTTTTGCCAGGAGGAAACATTGTGGAGCTATATACAAATTTACGAGCCGGGGAAAAAGGTGCTTGGCTTTCAATAGGCACTTACTTAATCCTTAGTTCGATTAAACTAACAATTGGATATGTTGGAGAATCAGAGGCGTTAAAAGCGGATGGATTAAATAATACAACAGATATTATTGCTTCCATTGCTGTCTTAATCGGTTTGCGAATATCTCAGAGACCACCTGATTCCAATCACGCTTACGGACATCTGCGTGCGGAAACAATTGCTTCACTCATTGCATCTTTTATCATGATGATGGTAGGCTTACAGGTCCTCTTAAGTTCGGTAATGAATTTATGGAACCCTGTTCGAGAAACGCCTTCTTCCTTAACTGCGTATGTAGCGATAGGGAGTGCAGCTGTTATGTATGGTGTATATCGGTACAATTTAGCTCTTTCAAAAAAAATCAATAGTTCTGCCGTAAAAGCTGCTGCATACGATAACCGTTCTGATGCACTTGTCAGTATTGGTACGGCCATCGGGATATTTGGGGCGATTATTGGCTTCCCTATTATCGATACACTCACAGCTTTAGTTGTTGCCATCATTATCATAAAAACGGCAATCGAAATCTTCTGGGACTCGGTTCAAACATTAACAGACAGCTTTGATATTGAAGAAGCCGAAACACTATCTGTCCTTATACACAATGTTTCTGGCGTGATTGATTTAGTCGACTTTAAAGGTAGATCCCATGGAAATGTGAGTTTTATAGATGTTACAGTAACAGTGAATCCCCATTTAGATGTCCGCCAAAGTCATCAAATCACTGAGAAAATCGAATCAACGGTTAAAAAATTTAATCCATTCTGTATGGTGCTTGTCCATATAGAACCGCATGAGCTTACAATAGCGACTGATGAGGATTATCATTTTTAGGTTTTGAAGGTAATGATAGCGCGCAGCCTTACATTTGTAGGCTGCGGTTACTTATACTACTATTTAATTTTTCTACTTTTAGTTTGGCGAGAGGATTTTTTTAATCTCGCCACTTTTGCTGAAAATCCCGACACTTTCATCAATAATCCCGACACATCAAAATTTCAACTACAGCTTCAACTATTATCTATACATTTAACTCAATAACTTTCCAAAACAAACAAAAAAAAGCTCAATCTCCTCTGTTCAAAGACCAAGCTTTTGATAAATAATTTAATGACAACACATTATGGCGTTTCGCTTCCTTCAGTTAGTCCATGTTTTACTGCGTAAAGGGCAGCTTGCGTTCGATCTTGAACATCGAGCTTTGAGAATATATTTGAAATATGAGTCTTTACTGTTTTCTCAGTAACAAATAAGGACGAGGCAATTTCCCGGTTGCTTTTCCCTTTTGTTAATTCGGCTAATACATCTCTTTCCCTTGGAGTTAAAGCGTTTTTCACATGAGGAAGGTTTTCTTCTTCCCGAAGTGTCTCTTCTAATTGAATTGTTGCAACCGGGTGTATGATATTTTCGCCACGAATAATTTCGCGAATGGAGTTCACCAATTCGTCCGGTTCAATATCCTTTAATTGATACCCTGCAGCACCTGCTTCGATGGCAGGTAAAACATGATCTTTATCTGAAAAGCTTGTTAACATTAAGATATGAACGTCCGGCCATTTATCTTTTATCTTTTTCGTTGCTTGAATGCCGTCCATTTCAGGCATGACAAGATCCATTAATACAATATCGGGTTGTAGAGATTCAACAAGCTCAACAGCCTCTATTCCATTTTTTGCTTCCCCAATTACTTCGATATCCTTTTGTGTTTTTAGAAAAAATAGTAAACCACGTCGTACAACATGATGGTCATCTGCTATTAAAACTCGAATCATGTGATCCCCCCCTAATATGGTAAACGGATTAATAATTCCGTTCCCTTTCCAATTTGGCTAACCCAATCTGCAGACCCTCCAAGTGCAATAGTACGGTCCTGAATGGATTGTAAGCCGATAGAAGGAAGTCTTTTCTCCTGATCAATGACAAACCCTCTTCCTTCATCCTTAATGACAAGCAATATATCTGTTGGCGTTACAGTTAAATAGATAATCGCCTCTTGTACTCCAGCATGTTTGCGTATATTGTTCAAGGCTTCCTGCGTAATACGAAATAGCGTTTCTTCTACCCTTGATGGAAACTGAATAACTCCTGAGACATTGACCGTTAAATTAATGTTTAACATTTCTGAATAGGCTTTAATTGCCTCGAGTAATCCACTTTCCAAACCTTTTGGGCGTAATTGCCAAATTAGTGCCCTCATTTCAGTTAAGGCTGATTTTGTTAGCTGCTGGATCTCTTTGAATGTTTCCTTGATTTCTGCAGTTTCACTCATTTCAATTCCAGCTCGAGCTGTTAGTGTTACGGAAAATAACAATTGGTTTACGGAATCATGTAAATCTCGTGCCAATCGATTTCTTTCCTGCACCAAGGCAATTTCTTGCTCTTGCTTTGTTAAATTAATGCGTTTAATAGCTGAACCCATTTGAAAAGCTACAGATTCTAGTAATTCTAATTCTTCTTCCGTAAATTTTGCTGTTTTAGGAGAAGCAACATTTAAAATTCCAAACCGTTCGTCTCCCGATTGCAATGGTACTGTCGCATGGTGCGTAATATCCGCATTATCTCCTGTATTCGATTCAATCGCTGCTTCAATTCTTTGGCATTCTATAATATTGGAGGCTTTTTTTAACTCATTTTTTCGATATCTAGATACACACCAACAGCCACCCTTTTGCAAATGATGGCAGTTATTATACTCGAGTGCCTCCGGTAAATTTTCTTGAGCAATCAACTCGGTTTTCCCTTTTTCATTGATAAAGAAAAT is drawn from Lysinibacillus sp. SGAir0095 and contains these coding sequences:
- a CDS encoding GAF domain-containing sensor histidine kinase; translated protein: MSVNDHSNITILKEIAELLNEETDLIPMLKGALSKFLNGTNFETGWIFFINEKGKTELIAQENLPEALEYNNCHHLQKGGCWCVSRYRKNELKKASNIIECQRIEAAIESNTGDNADITHHATVPLQSGDERFGILNVASPKTAKFTEEELELLESVAFQMGSAIKRINLTKQEQEIALVQERNRLARDLHDSVNQLLFSVTLTARAGIEMSETAEIKETFKEIQQLTKSALTEMRALIWQLRPKGLESGLLEAIKAYSEMLNINLTVNVSGVIQFPSRVEETLFRITQEALNNIRKHAGVQEAIIYLTVTPTDILLVIKDEGRGFVIDQEKRLPSIGLQSIQDRTIALGGSADWVSQIGKGTELLIRLPY
- a CDS encoding hemolysin family protein, whose protein sequence is MAAFFLLIAATAFFVATEFAIVKVRTTRIDQLVAEGNKKAMKAKKVVSNLDEYLSACQLGITITALGLGWLGEPTFEMILHPLFELMNLDATLASLLSFIIAFMFVTYLHVVVGELTPKTFAIVKSEELTLRLSGPLIVFYKVMYPFIRTLNGSARALSGLFGYKMASESEVAHSEEELRIILTDSYKGGEINHSEYEYVNSIFEFSDRTAKEIMVPRTEIVGLEKDLTVKEVFEVMGVEQYTRYPIIDGDKDHVIGLVNLKHLLTAYIKDPANGNKPVIDYMQPIIRIFETVPISDLLLKIQSERIHMAILMDEYGGTSGLVTIEDIIEEIVGDIQDEFDDDEIPEVQEISDNHYIIDAKLLVDEVNNMLGITIDDEDVDTIGGWFLTQRFDAVEGDSFEYEGYEFKIKESDGHHILYIEVTKLPEPEESDDDLKESEE
- a CDS encoding response regulator transcription factor; translation: MIRVLIADDHHVVRRGLLFFLKTQKDIEVIGEAKNGIEAVELVESLQPDIVLMDLVMPEMDGIQATKKIKDKWPDVHILMLTSFSDKDHVLPAIEAGAAGYQLKDIEPDELVNSIREIIRGENIIHPVATIQLEETLREEENLPHVKNALTPRERDVLAELTKGKSNREIASSLFVTEKTVKTHISNIFSKLDVQDRTQAALYAVKHGLTEGSETP
- a CDS encoding cation diffusion facilitator family transporter gives rise to the protein MELYTNLRAGEKGAWLSIGTYLILSSIKLTIGYVGESEALKADGLNNTTDIIASIAVLIGLRISQRPPDSNHAYGHLRAETIASLIASFIMMMVGLQVLLSSVMNLWNPVRETPSSLTAYVAIGSAAVMYGVYRYNLALSKKINSSAVKAAAYDNRSDALVSIGTAIGIFGAIIGFPIIDTLTALVVAIIIIKTAIEIFWDSVQTLTDSFDIEEAETLSVLIHNVSGVIDLVDFKGRSHGNVSFIDVTVTVNPHLDVRQSHQITEKIESTVKKFNPFCMVLVHIEPHELTIATDEDYHF